A genome region from Candidatus Manganitrophus noduliformans includes the following:
- a CDS encoding DUF1924 domain-containing protein codes for MKWFLQISAVMMVFVSGASFANAAVVDDLLGQYQTQVGGAFSAEEGKAAWNRLIPDAKTGEERSCAGCHGSDLRRVGKHLQTGKPIDPMAPSVNAKRLTDPKFVEKWFKRNCQWTLGRECTPKEKGMFLTFIQHQ; via the coding sequence ATGAAATGGTTTTTGCAGATAAGTGCTGTGATGATGGTTTTTGTATCGGGTGCATCCTTTGCGAACGCCGCTGTGGTTGATGATCTGTTGGGACAATATCAGACGCAGGTCGGCGGCGCTTTCAGCGCGGAGGAGGGGAAGGCGGCATGGAACCGCTTAATCCCCGATGCGAAAACGGGGGAGGAGCGAAGTTGCGCCGGCTGCCACGGGAGCGATCTGCGTCGCGTCGGAAAGCATCTCCAAACCGGAAAGCCGATCGACCCGATGGCCCCGTCGGTCAACGCCAAGCGGCTGACCGACCCGAAATTTGTCGAGAAGTGGTTCAAGCGTAATTGCCAATGGACGCTGGGGCGGGAGTGCACTCCCAAAGAAAAGGGGATGTTTCTGACATTTATCCAACATCAGTAA
- a CDS encoding PepSY domain-containing protein produces MISRSVPSERGAWFNVIVFVVLILFPGGALADGDHDRAKQLKEAGEILSLEQVIERAKRDHPGQLLEAELDEKKGRFIYELELLDEEGIVWELKYDAKSGELLKEKQEH; encoded by the coding sequence ATGATTAGTCGGTCTGTTCCGTCTGAACGAGGCGCCTGGTTCAATGTTATCGTCTTCGTCGTTTTGATCCTGTTCCCAGGGGGCGCCCTTGCCGACGGCGATCACGACAGGGCCAAGCAGCTCAAAGAGGCCGGTGAAATCCTCTCGCTGGAGCAGGTGATTGAAAGGGCCAAGAGGGATCATCCCGGCCAGCTTCTTGAAGCCGAGCTGGACGAAAAGAAGGGACGGTTCATTTACGAGTTGGAGCTGCTCGACGAGGAGGGGATTGTCTGGGAGTTGAAGTACGATGCAAAGAGCGGGGAGCTGCTGAAGGAAAAGCAGGAGCATTGA
- a CDS encoding response regulator: protein MRLLIVEDDAALCRRLKADLAQAGFAVDTADNGVDAQFMGSEEPYDVIVLDLGLPGRPGLEVLKNWRAGGNHVPVIILTARDAWHEKVEGFKAGGDDYLAKPFHTEELVARINALIRRTNAKVGGRLSLKDLTLDEERQCLLTPEGRSVELSGVEFRLLRYFMTHPNAILSKTRLTEHVYDFDSEKESNVIEVYVNRLRRKIGKEWIETRRGQGYVLRVPD, encoded by the coding sequence GTGAGACTCTTGATCGTCGAGGATGACGCGGCGCTCTGCCGGCGGCTGAAAGCGGATTTGGCGCAGGCCGGATTCGCCGTCGATACGGCCGACAATGGCGTCGATGCGCAGTTCATGGGGAGCGAAGAGCCGTATGACGTCATTGTCCTCGATTTGGGACTGCCGGGCCGTCCCGGTTTGGAGGTCCTCAAAAACTGGCGCGCCGGAGGGAATCATGTTCCGGTGATTATCCTCACCGCGCGGGACGCCTGGCATGAGAAGGTCGAGGGGTTCAAGGCGGGGGGAGATGATTACCTCGCCAAACCGTTCCATACCGAAGAGTTGGTGGCCCGGATCAATGCCTTGATCCGCCGGACAAATGCAAAGGTGGGGGGGCGGTTGTCTCTGAAGGATCTGACCCTCGACGAGGAGCGCCAATGCCTCCTCACGCCGGAGGGCCGGTCGGTAGAACTGAGCGGGGTGGAGTTTCGCCTGCTTCGATATTTTATGACGCACCCCAATGCCATCTTGTCCAAAACCCGCCTCACGGAACATGTCTACGATTTCGACTCGGAGAAGGAGAGCAATGTGATCGAGGTCTATGTCAACCGGCTGCGCCGGAAGATCGGCAAAGAGTGGATCGAGACCCGGCGCGGCCAGGGATACGTCTTGAGAGTCCCGGATTAA
- a CDS encoding sensor histidine kinase produces MRSLQSRLTAGLIVSLVLLFLLQWWIVGAAIRSLTESYVVSRLRHDTENILAALLISETASPSLDPERIDPVYKRVFSGHYYQIRLGETELRSRSLWDQALSIPPVAPGDRTTLHAAGPQGQPLLLSVSGFKKQDREVAIAVAEDLSAVEADFRRFQLLYGLVSAAILGILILAQRRLIVAGLAPLEKVRREILSLERGEIGRLREEVPGEVQPLIREINRLLEAMHQRLQRSRNALGNVAHALKGPLTLLMQLADREEIKRSPALQKELREQTETIRHLLERELKRARLAGRAQPGKPLALAEEIRHLVGALKQIYHEKRLTIEWSVPTERVVLGDREDMLELLGNLLDNACKWGRRRVMLLLEQGTDGGVLISVEDDGPGCPPEGLQRLSDRGVRIDESAVGHGLGLAIVKEIVTQYSGEIGFGRSERLGGFLVRVKLPPFRRDSVSAAPTGKIAPDVIDS; encoded by the coding sequence ATGCGCTCCCTCCAGTCGCGTCTTACCGCCGGCCTCATCGTCAGCTTGGTCCTCCTTTTTCTTCTCCAATGGTGGATCGTCGGCGCCGCCATTCGGTCTCTCACGGAAAGCTACGTCGTATCGCGGCTTCGACACGACACGGAGAATATTCTCGCGGCGTTACTCATCAGCGAAACCGCTTCTCCTTCCCTCGATCCGGAACGGATCGATCCAGTCTACAAAAGGGTCTTTTCAGGCCATTATTACCAAATTCGCCTTGGGGAAACCGAGCTTCGGTCCAGATCGTTGTGGGATCAGGCGCTTTCCATCCCTCCGGTTGCGCCGGGGGACCGAACCACGCTCCACGCCGCCGGGCCGCAGGGGCAGCCCTTGCTCCTATCGGTCAGCGGGTTTAAAAAGCAGGATCGGGAGGTGGCGATCGCCGTTGCCGAGGACCTCTCGGCGGTGGAGGCCGACTTCCGGCGATTTCAGCTTTTATACGGTCTGGTCTCCGCCGCCATTCTGGGAATCCTCATCCTTGCTCAAAGGAGGTTGATTGTGGCCGGGTTGGCGCCGCTCGAGAAGGTGCGCCGAGAGATCCTTTCCCTCGAACGGGGAGAGATCGGTCGGCTTCGGGAAGAGGTCCCCGGCGAAGTGCAACCGCTGATCCGAGAGATCAATCGATTACTGGAAGCGATGCACCAGCGGCTTCAGCGCTCGCGCAACGCATTGGGGAATGTGGCCCACGCGCTCAAAGGGCCGTTGACCCTCTTGATGCAACTGGCCGACCGCGAAGAGATAAAGAGATCGCCGGCGCTGCAAAAAGAATTGAGGGAGCAAACGGAGACGATCCGTCATTTGCTCGAGCGGGAACTCAAGCGGGCCCGGTTGGCGGGGAGGGCGCAGCCGGGGAAACCGCTGGCCCTCGCAGAAGAGATCCGCCACCTGGTCGGCGCGCTCAAACAAATCTATCATGAGAAACGGCTTACGATTGAATGGTCGGTTCCGACCGAACGGGTGGTCCTAGGCGACCGTGAGGATATGCTGGAGCTGTTGGGGAATCTTCTCGATAATGCTTGCAAGTGGGGCCGCCGGAGAGTGATGCTCCTCCTGGAGCAGGGAACGGACGGGGGGGTGCTGATCTCCGTCGAAGACGACGGCCCCGGCTGTCCGCCGGAAGGGCTTCAGCGCCTCTCCGACCGAGGGGTCCGGATCGATGAATCGGCCGTCGGACATGGGCTGGGGCTTGCCATCGTAAAGGAGATTGTGACGCAGTATTCGGGAGAAATTGGTTTCGGACGCTCCGAGCGGCTGGGAGGATTTCTCGTCCGGGTCAAGCTCCCTCCTTTTCGTCGTGATTCGGTGAGCGCCGCTCCGACCGGGAAGATCGCCCCCGACGTTATCGATAGTTAA
- a CDS encoding ATP-binding response regulator, protein MKFLIVDDNPDDRELIIQELKKDYPDAAYSEVFRRRDFDAALAVGGFDMIFTDYRLNWTDGLWVLSQFKAHHPHLPVIMVTDTGNEEIAVKGMKAGLSDYVLKKYLFQLLLTVKETLEKEKLRKEYEAAQKALREAHAQLERRVAERTAELLEANTELQHEVAERIRTEAELKQKTIEAEEANRTKSYFLSSVSHELKTPLNAILGYAQLLMDGTYGPLHEEQRKPLEGILRNVKDQSKLVSNLLDLTQIESKKMVVDIEEVDLRKLVEDVCVVMQPLFEKKSLSIHWNIEALPMVESDPYKIRQILMNLLSNALKFTQTGGVTVSARSRAQNEGIEIVVKDTGIGIPAEEVPTIFNAFHQVDRKTTREFGGVGLGLAIVKEIVSLLKGSVGVESTVGAGTTFTISLPYR, encoded by the coding sequence TTGAAGTTTCTCATCGTTGATGATAATCCGGACGACCGGGAGCTGATTATTCAGGAGTTAAAGAAAGATTATCCGGATGCGGCCTATTCCGAGGTTTTCCGGAGACGCGATTTTGACGCGGCCCTGGCCGTGGGAGGTTTCGACATGATCTTTACCGACTATCGACTCAACTGGACCGACGGTCTGTGGGTCCTCTCGCAATTCAAGGCGCATCACCCGCACCTCCCGGTCATTATGGTCACCGATACCGGAAATGAGGAGATCGCCGTGAAGGGAATGAAAGCCGGCCTAAGCGATTACGTCTTGAAGAAGTATCTCTTTCAGCTCTTGCTGACGGTAAAAGAAACGCTTGAAAAAGAAAAGCTGCGCAAAGAATATGAAGCGGCACAGAAAGCCCTGCGCGAGGCCCACGCTCAACTTGAAAGAAGGGTTGCGGAGCGGACCGCTGAATTGCTTGAGGCCAATACGGAGCTCCAACACGAGGTTGCCGAGCGGATCAGGACCGAAGCGGAGCTGAAGCAGAAAACGATCGAGGCCGAGGAGGCGAATCGAACAAAGTCCTATTTCCTCTCTTCGGTCTCGCATGAGCTGAAAACGCCGCTGAACGCCATTCTCGGCTACGCCCAACTTTTGATGGATGGCACGTACGGCCCCCTTCACGAAGAACAACGGAAGCCGTTGGAGGGGATCTTACGAAATGTCAAGGATCAATCGAAGCTGGTGAGTAATTTGCTGGACCTTACGCAGATCGAATCAAAAAAGATGGTCGTCGATATTGAAGAGGTCGATCTCCGGAAGTTGGTGGAGGACGTCTGTGTGGTGATGCAGCCGCTCTTCGAGAAGAAGTCGCTTTCTATTCATTGGAATATCGAGGCGCTTCCAATGGTCGAATCCGATCCTTACAAAATCAGACAGATCCTCATGAATTTGCTCTCAAACGCCTTGAAATTTACACAGACGGGCGGCGTGACCGTTTCGGCGCGGAGCAGGGCGCAAAACGAGGGGATCGAAATCGTCGTGAAGGATACCGGAATCGGGATTCCCGCGGAAGAGGTCCCGACGATCTTTAATGCGTTTCATCAGGTGGACAGAAAGACGACCCGGGAATTCGGGGGGGTGGGACTCGGCCTGGCCATCGTGAAAGAAATTGTTTCCTTATTAAAAGGGAGCGTCGGCGTTGAAAGCACCGTCGGAGCGGGCACGACCTTTACTATCTCCTTGCCCTACCGTTGA
- a CDS encoding YajQ family cyclic di-GMP-binding protein, translating to MAETSSFDVVSKIDIQEVKNAVEQAMKEVRQRFDLKGSKSEIRLEEEKELIVTSEDEYKLKAVLDVLQTKLVKRNVSLKALVYEKVEKALGGAVRQKISLQQGIPSEKAKEISKAIRDGKFKVQAQIQADQVRVQSKSKDELQSVITFLKSQDFGLDLQFLNYR from the coding sequence ATGGCGGAGACGAGCTCATTTGATGTGGTTTCGAAGATTGACATACAGGAAGTCAAAAACGCCGTCGAGCAGGCGATGAAGGAAGTCCGCCAGCGCTTCGATCTGAAAGGAAGCAAAAGCGAGATTCGGCTGGAAGAGGAAAAAGAGCTGATCGTCACCTCCGAAGACGAGTACAAGCTCAAAGCGGTCCTCGATGTCTTACAGACGAAGCTGGTAAAACGGAATGTCTCGCTCAAGGCGTTGGTTTACGAGAAAGTCGAAAAGGCGCTCGGCGGGGCCGTCCGGCAGAAGATCTCCCTTCAGCAAGGGATCCCCTCGGAGAAGGCCAAGGAAATCAGCAAAGCGATCCGGGACGGCAAGTTCAAAGTGCAAGCCCAGATCCAGGCAGACCAGGTCCGGGTCCAAAGCAAGAGCAAAGACGAGCTTCAGTCGGTCATCACTTTTTTGAAGTCACAAGACTTTGGACTGGATCTGCAGTTTCTTAACTATCGATAA
- a CDS encoding diheme cytochrome c: MKTSTWMVLVIGGLFLIAGYWRAMAGEEKMGERLMGSASRSEVIPISNDLYTKECGACHLAYPPGLLPARSWEKLMNGLSDHFGDNAELAPEDQSALTDYLVKNAADRSGQKRSAKVVRSLKNEEAPLRISEVPYIVRKHYEIPSRLIQGNPKVKSLSNCNACHKRAESGAFNEHDVSIPGHGVWDD; this comes from the coding sequence ATGAAAACGTCGACTTGGATGGTCCTTGTGATCGGCGGATTATTTCTCATCGCCGGTTATTGGCGTGCAATGGCAGGTGAAGAAAAAATGGGAGAGCGGCTGATGGGAAGCGCCTCGCGCTCCGAAGTAATCCCGATCTCCAATGATCTTTATACGAAAGAGTGCGGCGCCTGCCACCTCGCCTATCCTCCCGGCCTGCTTCCGGCGCGCTCCTGGGAAAAGTTAATGAACGGCCTCTCTGATCATTTCGGAGACAACGCGGAGCTCGCCCCGGAGGATCAGAGCGCCCTTACCGATTACCTTGTGAAAAATGCGGCCGATCGCTCAGGACAGAAACGTTCCGCGAAGGTGGTCCGCTCCTTGAAAAACGAAGAGGCGCCGCTTCGAATCTCGGAGGTTCCCTACATCGTCCGCAAACATTACGAGATTCCCTCCCGATTGATTCAAGGGAATCCCAAAGTAAAGAGCCTCAGCAACTGCAACGCCTGCCACAAGCGGGCCGAGTCGGGCGCTTTCAACGAACACGACGTCTCTATCCCCGGCCACGGTGTGTGGGATGATTAG
- a CDS encoding cytochrome b/b6 domain-containing protein, with protein MDEHEEAKKVKVWDPFVRFFHWALVSLVAVAYFTQDHLLDLHVLAGLLILGFIFFRIVWGFIGTPHARFSDFVFRPKVVFGYLKDLVTLKAKRYIGHGPAGGAMVVALLLGLLATTLSGLALLGGQEYQGPLAGLMAGLGGFWSEAVEEVHEFIAGLILFLASVHVMGVLFSSWAHHENLIKAMFTGRKRAGDEKRPPVGMEPEPLRERAEGCEGGVR; from the coding sequence ATGGATGAACATGAAGAGGCAAAGAAGGTGAAAGTCTGGGATCCGTTCGTTCGTTTCTTCCACTGGGCCTTGGTCTCGCTGGTCGCCGTCGCTTATTTCACCCAAGATCATCTCCTGGATCTGCATGTGTTGGCGGGGCTCTTGATCTTAGGGTTCATTTTCTTCCGGATCGTCTGGGGGTTCATCGGGACGCCGCATGCGCGGTTTTCAGATTTTGTTTTTCGTCCCAAGGTGGTCTTCGGATACCTGAAGGATCTGGTGACGTTGAAGGCCAAGCGATACATCGGCCACGGACCGGCCGGCGGGGCAATGGTCGTCGCGCTGTTGCTCGGATTGCTGGCGACGACCCTCTCCGGCCTCGCGCTGCTCGGCGGGCAGGAGTATCAAGGTCCGCTGGCCGGTTTGATGGCGGGATTGGGCGGATTCTGGAGCGAGGCGGTGGAAGAGGTGCATGAATTCATTGCCGGACTGATTCTTTTTTTGGCATCAGTCCATGTGATGGGGGTCCTCTTCTCAAGCTGGGCGCACCACGAAAATTTGATCAAGGCGATGTTCACCGGCAGAAAGCGCGCGGGGGACGAGAAACGCCCTCCTGTCGGAATGGAGCCGGAACCGCTTCGAGAAAGGGCGGAAGGATGCGAAGGAGGTGTGCGATGA
- a CDS encoding response regulator: MNPKKVLIVDDEEFVRQLIQIKLKFCGIETVEAGNGVEAIEKAVSERPDLILLDVMMPKMNGFEACQRLKANQETSHIPIIMLTARGDPSAKERGENAGALEYLTKPFSPQKLAERVLEILKEFESRG; encoded by the coding sequence ATGAATCCTAAAAAAGTATTGATCGTCGATGATGAAGAGTTCGTCCGTCAGCTCATCCAGATCAAGTTGAAGTTCTGCGGGATTGAGACGGTCGAAGCGGGAAACGGCGTCGAAGCGATCGAAAAAGCCGTTTCCGAGAGGCCCGATCTCATTCTGCTCGATGTGATGATGCCGAAGATGAACGGATTTGAAGCTTGCCAACGGCTGAAGGCCAACCAGGAAACCTCCCACATTCCGATTATCATGTTGACCGCCCGCGGCGATCCCTCGGCGAAGGAGCGGGGTGAAAATGCGGGCGCCCTCGAATATCTCACCAAACCCTTCTCGCCCCAGAAACTGGCGGAGAGGGTCCTTGAAATCTTAAAAGAATTCGAATCCCGGGGGTAG
- a CDS encoding sensor histidine kinase, with protein sequence MNRILLLIDHDENRRLLAEWLQKRYQAALAGAAEDLRQPFDLGIVDGPALSRLSKEIHARKKAEHPRFLPMLLTVSRPDVALFKQHLWESVDELIVNPIDKMELLVRIEVLLRARRFSSELKFRNDDLEAYAQALMHDLRAPVRAVGSFAKLLAQEQKEKLDERGKHQLDRIQSVAEQAWDMIDALLHFSRLEQKEITLRTVRLDSAVASSLRDLQEEIEAADAQVVIEGDLPALKADPTLLRMALTDLLSNAIKYVAPGTRPRVVLSATSGPQSRRIQIQDNGIGISSEHQRRIFSPFVRLHGVEEYPGIGLGLSTVRKVVEMMGGRVGVESSPDEGSLFWIELDVEEKPNNMEGGMKI encoded by the coding sequence ATGAACCGCATTTTGCTTCTGATCGATCATGATGAGAACCGCCGGCTGCTGGCAGAGTGGCTACAGAAGCGGTATCAGGCCGCGCTGGCCGGCGCTGCAGAGGACCTCCGGCAGCCGTTTGATTTGGGGATCGTGGACGGCCCCGCCCTCAGCCGTTTATCGAAAGAGATCCACGCCAGAAAAAAGGCCGAGCATCCCCGCTTTCTTCCGATGCTCCTGACTGTTTCTCGACCGGATGTAGCGCTCTTCAAACAGCATCTTTGGGAAAGTGTGGACGAGCTGATCGTCAACCCGATCGACAAGATGGAGCTGCTGGTCCGGATCGAAGTGCTGTTGCGCGCCCGCCGGTTTTCATCGGAGCTGAAATTTCGCAACGACGACCTGGAAGCGTACGCTCAAGCGCTGATGCACGATCTGCGGGCGCCGGTCCGGGCCGTCGGCAGCTTTGCGAAATTATTGGCTCAGGAGCAGAAGGAGAAACTCGATGAGCGGGGGAAGCACCAACTCGATCGGATCCAGTCGGTTGCGGAACAGGCGTGGGACATGATCGACGCTTTGCTCCACTTTTCCCGCCTGGAGCAAAAAGAGATCACGCTGCGAACGGTCCGGCTCGATTCCGCCGTCGCATCCTCTCTGAGAGATCTGCAAGAAGAAATTGAAGCGGCAGACGCGCAGGTCGTCATCGAGGGGGATCTCCCCGCGCTCAAGGCCGACCCGACCCTGCTCAGAATGGCTCTGACCGATCTTCTCTCCAATGCGATCAAGTATGTCGCGCCCGGAACGCGACCCCGGGTCGTTCTCTCGGCGACGAGCGGACCGCAAAGCCGGCGCATTCAAATTCAAGACAACGGAATCGGCATTTCGTCCGAACACCAACGCCGTATTTTTTCACCCTTTGTCCGCCTCCACGGCGTCGAGGAATATCCGGGAATCGGGTTGGGGCTTTCGACCGTCCGGAAGGTGGTCGAAATGATGGGGGGCCGGGTCGGGGTCGAATCTTCTCCAGATGAGGGAAGCCTGTTTTGGATCGAACTGGATGTCGAGGAAAAGCCGAACAACATGGAAGGCGGGATGAAAATTTGA